A genomic window from Hippocampus zosterae strain Florida chromosome 13, ASM2543408v3, whole genome shotgun sequence includes:
- the si:zfos-169g10.2 gene encoding somatostatin receptor type 5, protein MELLPISRDAVPSSGRYLRPTSAASPFNSSQNYTGEEGEEEPSESGGPLGGPVGVLIPLIYAAVCAVGLAGNTLVIHVAVNHSRGPSATNIYILNLAVADELFMLGLPFLAAQNALLSWPFGSLLCRVVMTVDAINQFTSIFCLAVMSADRYLAVAQPARAGRWRRPPVAKAVSAALWLGSFVVVLPVVAFADVRPGDGDCGIVWPEPADLWKTVFIVYTFAVGFCGPLTVICMCYLLIVIKVRSVGKRARATSSRRRRRSERKVTRMVVVVVAVFVLCWLPFYALNIVNLLVVLPGDLRGLYFFVVALSYANSCANPILYAFLSDNFKRGFRRALCRASRRVRGHQRGDSDERRATEEWGGVAVRGRGEAGPPNEREGAEGSARERTPQEEERGGGRDEEEPKSQDGKSALEISCL, encoded by the exons ATGGAGCTCCTTCCGATTAGCCGGGACGCCGTCCCCTCGTCCGGCCGCTACCTCCGCCCCACCTCCGCCGCGTCCCCGTTCAACAGCAGCCAGAACTACACCGGGGAGGAAGGCGAAGAAGAGCCGTCGGAGTCCGGGGGACCCCTCGGCGGCCCGGTGGGGGTCCTGATCCCGCTCATCTACGCGGCGGTGTGCGCCGTAGGCCTGGCGGGCAACACCCTGGTGATCCACGTGGCGGTCAACCACAGCCGAGGACCGTCGGCCACCAACATCTACATCCTCAACCTGGCCGTGGCCGACGAGCTGTTCATGCTGGGCCTCCCGTTCCTGGCGGCCCAGAACGCGCTCCTCTCCTGGCCCTTCGGCTCGCTCCTCTGCCGGGTGGTGATGACGGTGGACGCCATCAACCAGTTCACCAGCATCTTCTGCCTGGCCGTCATGTCGGCGGACCGCTACCTGGCCGTGGCGCAGCCGGCGCGGGCCGGGCGCTGGCGgcgccccccggtggccaaggccGTGAGCGCCGCCCTGTGGCTGGGTTCCTTCGTGGTGGTGCTTCCGGTGGTTGCGTTCGCCGACGTGAGGCCGGGCGACGGGGACTGCGGCATCGTGTGGCCGGAGCCGGCCGACCTGTGGAAGACGGTCTTCATCGTGTACACCTTCGCGGTGGGATTCTGCGGACCCTTGACGGTCATCTGCATGTGCTACCTGCTCATCGTCATCAAG GTCCGCAGCGTCGGCAAACGGGCCCGAGCCACGTCAtcacgccgccgccgtcgttcCGAGCGCAAGGTGACccgcatggtggtggtggtggtggccgtGTTCGTCCTGTGCTGGCTCCCCTTCTACGCCCTCAACATCGTCAACCTCCTGGTGGTTCTGCCCGGCGACCTGCGCGGCCTCTACTTCTTCGTGGTGGCGCTTTCCTACGCCAACAGCTGCGCCAACCCCATCCTCTACGCCTTCCTGTCCGACAACTTCAAGCGGGGGTTCCGCAGGGCTCTGTGCCGGGCCTCCCGCCGTGTGCGCGGCCATCAGAGGGGTGACTCCGACGAACGCCGCGCCACCGAGGAGTGGGGCGGCGTGGCCGTGCGCGGCCGCGGGGAAGCCGGCCCGCCAAACGAGAGAGAAGGTGCGGAAGGTTCCGCTAGGGAGAGGACTCCGCAAGAGGAGgagcgaggaggaggacgagacgAGGAAGAGCCAAAGTCTCAAGATGGAAAGTCAGCGCTGGAAATCAGCTGCTTGTGA
- the LOC127613569 gene encoding protein CutA homolog isoform X1, producing MRIGLPRLESLLAGSCRGWLLTLLLSAFMFQLLRSAGSRVFSMASETYTSGAHSAAFVTCPNDTVAKDLARGIVQRKLAACVNIVPAITSVYEWQGAIQEDNEVLLMIKTRSSKVSALTDYVRANHPYEVAEVISLPIHQGNPPYLKWIADVVPE from the exons ATGCGTATTGGGCTTCCCCGCCTCGAGTCACTGCTAGCTGGATCTTGCCGAGGTTGGCTTCTG ACGCTCCTGCTGAGTGCGTTTATGTTCCAGCTGCTGAGGAGCGCAGGATCCAGGGTGTTCTCCATGGCTTCCGAGACGTACACGTCGGGCGCGCACTCGGCCGCCTTCGTCACCTGCCCCAACGACACGGTGGCCAAAGACTTGGCCAG AGGCATCGTGCAGCGGAAGCTGGCTGCCTGTGTCAACATTGTACCCGCCATCACATCGGT GTACGAATGGCAGGGGGCCATCCAGGAGGACAACGAGGTTCTGCTG ATGATCAAGACCAGAAGCTCCAAGGTCTCCGCCCTCACCGATTACGTGCG TGCCAACCACCCCTACGAGGTGGCCGAAGTCATCAGCCTGCCCATCCACCAAGGCAACCCGCCCTACCTCAAGTGGATCGCCGACGTCGTGCCGGAATGA
- the LOC127613569 gene encoding protein CutA homolog isoform X3 has product MFQLLRSAGSRVFSMASETYTSGAHSAAFVTCPNDTVAKDLARGIVQRKLAACVNIVPAITSVYEWQGAIQEDNEVLLMIKTRSSKVSALTDYVRANHPYEVAEVISLPIHQGNPPYLKWIADVVPE; this is encoded by the exons ATGTTCCAGCTGCTGAGGAGCGCAGGATCCAGGGTGTTCTCCATGGCTTCCGAGACGTACACGTCGGGCGCGCACTCGGCCGCCTTCGTCACCTGCCCCAACGACACGGTGGCCAAAGACTTGGCCAG AGGCATCGTGCAGCGGAAGCTGGCTGCCTGTGTCAACATTGTACCCGCCATCACATCGGT GTACGAATGGCAGGGGGCCATCCAGGAGGACAACGAGGTTCTGCTG ATGATCAAGACCAGAAGCTCCAAGGTCTCCGCCCTCACCGATTACGTGCG TGCCAACCACCCCTACGAGGTGGCCGAAGTCATCAGCCTGCCCATCCACCAAGGCAACCCGCCCTACCTCAAGTGGATCGCCGACGTCGTGCCGGAATGA
- the LOC127613569 gene encoding protein CutA homolog isoform X2, producing MRIGLPRLESLLAGSCRGWLLLLRSAGSRVFSMASETYTSGAHSAAFVTCPNDTVAKDLARGIVQRKLAACVNIVPAITSVYEWQGAIQEDNEVLLMIKTRSSKVSALTDYVRANHPYEVAEVISLPIHQGNPPYLKWIADVVPE from the exons ATGCGTATTGGGCTTCCCCGCCTCGAGTCACTGCTAGCTGGATCTTGCCGAGGTTGGCTTCTG CTGCTGAGGAGCGCAGGATCCAGGGTGTTCTCCATGGCTTCCGAGACGTACACGTCGGGCGCGCACTCGGCCGCCTTCGTCACCTGCCCCAACGACACGGTGGCCAAAGACTTGGCCAG AGGCATCGTGCAGCGGAAGCTGGCTGCCTGTGTCAACATTGTACCCGCCATCACATCGGT GTACGAATGGCAGGGGGCCATCCAGGAGGACAACGAGGTTCTGCTG ATGATCAAGACCAGAAGCTCCAAGGTCTCCGCCCTCACCGATTACGTGCG TGCCAACCACCCCTACGAGGTGGCCGAAGTCATCAGCCTGCCCATCCACCAAGGCAACCCGCCCTACCTCAAGTGGATCGCCGACGTCGTGCCGGAATGA